In Chitinophaga oryzae, the sequence CAGACGGAGAAAAAAGGCCTCTCCCGCAATATCGGGCTGCAATTGTACACGCTGCGCGATCAGCTGGACAAAGACGTAAAAAGCACCATCATCCGCGTAGCGCAGATTGGTTACAAGGAAGTGGAGACTTATTACGGTTACCAGGGGGAAAAGGACAAAGGCACTTTCTGGGGCCTCAAACCATCGGAACTGAAAGCGCTGTTCCAGGAATACCAGCTGGCTACGCCCAGCGGCCACTATCAGCTCAACGACTACCTGACCCGCGGCAACGGTGACCCGGCTGCGCTGCAACCACAGATAGACCTGGCGGCGTCACTGGGCCAGCAATATTTTATCGTGCCCGTGTTGCCTCTCTCGCTGTGGGATAAAAAGCTGACAACAGATGATTATAAATTCATGGCTGAACAGCTGAACAAAGCCGGCGAACTGTGTAAAAAATCCAACCTGCAGATCGGTTACCATAATCACTACTGGGAATTCAAGAAGCTGGCGGACAGCAATACCACGGGTTATGAGGTGATGCTCAAAAACACGGACCCTGCGCTGGTATCGTTTGAGCTGGACCTTTTCTGGGCAGTGAAATCCGGCGTAGACCCGCTGAAGCTGTTCTCCCAGGCGCCCGGACGGTTTGTGGCCTGGCACGTAAAAGACATGGACAAAAAGAACACCGCCAGCCTCACTGCTGCCGGCAATGAAAACAAAACCTCCATGCAGCTCTTGTCCGGCGTATCATTCGCAGAAGTGGGCACCGGCAGCATTAACTTCCGGCAGATCTTTGCGCAGGCCAAACAGGCAGGCGTGCAGCATATCTTTGTGGAGCAGGACAAAATCACCATCGATCCGTTCGACAGCATTACCAAAAGTTATAACTACGTGAAAAACGTATTAGTGAAATAGTTTCTTAGCCCGGGCTGTGATTCAGCCCGGGCTAGTTCCGTATTTTCGCGTTTCAAATAAAGCATACCCAAGATATGTCGATGCATGAAATAGAATCCCTGGTGGAGATGTCCGTTTACTGCCTGCATGAAAGCCAGGATGATTCACTGGACCGCAGAAGCCTCTTTTACAGCCTGTACGAGCTGCAATCAAATTTTGATACCGGCTTCACCCATTTCCGGGTGATGGATATCCTGATACAGCGCCGTTTCGTATATACCTTCCCGATAACCGCGCACCCGGCTTATGCACAGCATCAGGCGTTCCTCGACAACCTCGCCGCCGCGCAGAAGTTCAGCTTTATCTATACCGAACCTGAAGAGGAGTGGGATGCTGAAACCAACCCCGTAGCGGGCTACGCCCACTTCGACCAGCAGCGGCAACAGTATATCCTTTACTGCGATGCCGGTTCCACGCTGTGGGAAGCCTTTGTGGCCAACGGCACCCTGCAGGGCGCCGACGCTACCCCTCCGCAATTATCCGACGTGTTCACCATGGCCCGCATCATCGCAGAAAACGCAGCACAACAGCAATACCGCGACCTGCTCGCCACCTGGTACCAACTGCTGCCTTACATGGTGATGGCCGCTGAACAGGAAAATGAACCCATCGACCATGAAGGCCTGAAAACCATCCTCGACCTCGTGGTGGCCAACGACGCCATCTACGAAGAAGGCCTGCCGCCTGTAGATGAACTGCCGGAAGGCGGCGAACTCGGCAAATTCTGCGAATGGTGGTATGCTCCCGCCAAAGGGAAAATGAAAACAGCAGCCGAACTGGATAAAGGCATAGACCTCGACGCCGTGCCCTTTACACAGGAGGTGGAAAAAACAGCCGGCTGGTACGACAATGAAGTGAGAAGCCTGCTGGAAAGCATCCACCACAGCATCACCTTCATGGAAGACAACGGCTTCAATGAAGACACGCAGAAAAGTGTGGAGATGCGCCTGCTGCAGGGACTTGAATATGCCCGGAAAGGCATTGAACTGGCCCCCGAAGAACCCGGTCTCCTCGTGAATATGGGCTCCCTGTATATGCTGGCCGAAAATTTCGAAGAAGCACTGGCCTGCTACAACAGAGCACTGGACATCGCTCCGGACAACAGCTATATCCACCTCAACCGCGC encodes:
- a CDS encoding sugar phosphate isomerase/epimerase family protein, yielding MHNSRRSFIQQAGLLAAGMMLPGGLFAQTEKKGLSRNIGLQLYTLRDQLDKDVKSTIIRVAQIGYKEVETYYGYQGEKDKGTFWGLKPSELKALFQEYQLATPSGHYQLNDYLTRGNGDPAALQPQIDLAASLGQQYFIVPVLPLSLWDKKLTTDDYKFMAEQLNKAGELCKKSNLQIGYHNHYWEFKKLADSNTTGYEVMLKNTDPALVSFELDLFWAVKSGVDPLKLFSQAPGRFVAWHVKDMDKKNTASLTAAGNENKTSMQLLSGVSFAEVGTGSINFRQIFAQAKQAGVQHIFVEQDKITIDPFDSITKSYNYVKNVLVK
- a CDS encoding tetratricopeptide repeat protein; translation: MSMHEIESLVEMSVYCLHESQDDSLDRRSLFYSLYELQSNFDTGFTHFRVMDILIQRRFVYTFPITAHPAYAQHQAFLDNLAAAQKFSFIYTEPEEEWDAETNPVAGYAHFDQQRQQYILYCDAGSTLWEAFVANGTLQGADATPPQLSDVFTMARIIAENAAQQQYRDLLATWYQLLPYMVMAAEQENEPIDHEGLKTILDLVVANDAIYEEGLPPVDELPEGGELGKFCEWWYAPAKGKMKTAAELDKGIDLDAVPFTQEVEKTAGWYDNEVRSLLESIHHSITFMEDNGFNEDTQKSVEMRLLQGLEYARKGIELAPEEPGLLVNMGSLYMLAENFEEALACYNRALDIAPDNSYIHLNRAILFYQMEDVPLAITSFEKVLALEPDNEFAQQWLAQLKSNG